The Euzebya sp. DNA segment GCCGGCGGACCGTCAGCGGTCAGCGCGCCCCCGCCAGGGGCAGGTTGCGGAGCTTGGCCGGCAGCGCGAAGTGCATCTGCTCGTCGACGACGGTCAGCCGCTCGACCTCGGCACCGCGAGCGGTCGCCGACAGGTGGTCGATCACCTCGGTGACGAGCACGTCCGGGGCGCTCGCCCCGCTGGTCAGGCCGACCACGTCCACGCCCTCGAGCCACACCGGGTCGATGTCGGCGGCGGAGTCGATCAGGTGCGCCGCCGGCGCCCCGTGGGCGAGGGCCACCTCGACCATGCGCTTGCTGTTCGACGAGTTCTGGCTGCCGACGACCAGGACGAGGTCGCTGCGCTCGGCGAGCACCTTGGTGGCGTCCTGGCGGTTCTGCGTCGCGTAGCAGATGTCGTCGCCCTTCGGCCCGCGCGCCTGCGGGAACCGCTCGCGGATGGCCGCGATGATGCTGGTGGTCTCGTCGACGCTCAGCGTCGTCTGGGAGATGTAGGCCACGTCGGCGTCCGCCGGCAGGTCGAGGGCGAAGACGTCCTCGGGGGTCTCGACCAGGCTGATGGACTCCGGGGCGTGCCCCATCGTCCCGATGACCTCCTGGTGGCCCTCGTGGCCGATCAGGATGATCGACCGGCCCGAGGCTGCGTACTCGAGCGCCTCGTAGTGGACCTTCGTCACCAGCGGGCACGTCGCGTCGATCATGTCGAGGCCCCGCGCCGCCGAGCGCTCGCGGACCTCCGGGGGGATGCCGTGGGCGCTGAAGACGATCGGCATCCCCTCGGGGACCTCGTCCTCGTCCTCGACGAACACCGCGCCCTTGGCCTCGAGGTCCGCGACCACGTGGGTGTTGTGCACGATCGCGTGGCGGACGTAGACCGGCGGGCCGTAGTGCTGCAGCGCGATGTCGACGATCTCGATCGCCCGGTCGACGCCGGCGCAGAAGCCCCGCGGGGCGGCCAGGAGGATCGTTCGGGGGTCGGTGGGAGGCATCGTCCTCAAGGCTACCCAGGCCCGCAGGCCCGGACGCCGGGTCAC contains these protein-coding regions:
- a CDS encoding 4-hydroxy-3-methylbut-2-enyl diphosphate reductase gives rise to the protein MPPTDPRTILLAAPRGFCAGVDRAIEIVDIALQHYGPPVYVRHAIVHNTHVVADLEAKGAVFVEDEDEVPEGMPIVFSAHGIPPEVRERSAARGLDMIDATCPLVTKVHYEALEYAASGRSIILIGHEGHQEVIGTMGHAPESISLVETPEDVFALDLPADADVAYISQTTLSVDETTSIIAAIRERFPQARGPKGDDICYATQNRQDATKVLAERSDLVLVVGSQNSSNSKRMVEVALAHGAPAAHLIDSAADIDPVWLEGVDVVGLTSGASAPDVLVTEVIDHLSATARGAEVERLTVVDEQMHFALPAKLRNLPLAGAR